A genomic region of Gemmatimonadota bacterium contains the following coding sequences:
- a CDS encoding Ig-like domain-containing protein, producing MLTSRLILFVIALFVVSAALAACGGGGSSQPGPTSPVTPTPPPTPTPPPTPTPPPTPQPVPTSIRITPSSLTLTSLGQTAQLTATVNDQNGSPITGASVAWSSSNTGVATVSTGGLVTAVSNGTARITARSGSVSNGITVTVSAPVPNRAPEPVDEIAPQALVENGPPAELDVSSAFRDPDDDELTYTAETSDDQVATAEASGATVTIRPVAAGEATVTVTATDPDSLSATQAISVTVTADTVMNTRPQAVGMLADLRLVEGGPAEELNVSDAFLDAEGDSLVYTAVSSDEQVATAEAMEARITIHPVSPGKTTVSVRATDPEGLSATQSFTVTTVVSSPDRNALVAFYEMTGGPDWSDRTNWLSNAPLDDWHGVTTDADGMVTRLELNGKNLRGPLPDALGQLGNLAVLDLGGNHLSGGIPSSFGQLRLLEALNLEGNQLAGGLPPEIQHLENLETLHLAGNQLSGEIPSELEHLDALEVLDFGDNAFTGPILPEIGTLAALVHLDLSVNRLTGPLPPEIGRLGSLTTLDVASNPELSGPLPLALSRLDLESLHVNGTQLCVPLSEEFLEWLSEIPDLSDIPVCPDE from the coding sequence TTGCTTACGTCCCGCTTGATCTTGTTCGTTATCGCGCTATTCGTCGTTTCGGCAGCACTGGCCGCTTGTGGCGGCGGGGGTTCTTCGCAACCCGGACCGACGTCGCCCGTTACGCCGACACCGCCTCCAACGCCGACACCACCTCCAACGCCCACGCCGCCGCCCACGCCGCAACCCGTCCCGACCAGTATCCGGATCACACCATCTTCCCTGACGCTTACCTCGCTGGGCCAGACCGCGCAACTGACCGCCACGGTCAACGATCAGAACGGCAGTCCGATTACCGGGGCATCGGTGGCTTGGTCATCGAGCAACACCGGCGTAGCCACCGTGAGTACCGGAGGCCTGGTTACGGCGGTGAGCAACGGAACGGCCCGCATCACCGCGCGATCGGGCAGCGTCTCGAACGGGATCACGGTGACCGTATCGGCGCCCGTTCCCAACCGCGCCCCGGAGCCGGTGGATGAAATAGCGCCTCAGGCACTGGTCGAGAACGGTCCTCCCGCGGAGCTGGACGTATCCTCCGCATTCCGCGACCCGGACGACGACGAACTGACCTATACCGCGGAAACCAGCGACGACCAGGTTGCCACGGCGGAAGCGTCCGGCGCCACCGTCACCATCCGTCCTGTCGCGGCCGGCGAAGCGACCGTGACGGTCACGGCGACCGATCCGGACAGCCTGAGCGCCACGCAGGCCATATCCGTCACCGTCACAGCCGATACGGTGATGAATACCCGGCCGCAGGCGGTGGGTATGCTCGCGGACCTGAGACTGGTTGAAGGAGGTCCGGCCGAGGAACTGAACGTGTCCGACGCGTTTCTCGATGCCGAAGGCGATAGCCTGGTATATACCGCTGTGTCGAGCGACGAACAGGTCGCCACGGCCGAAGCGATGGAGGCGCGGATCACGATCCATCCGGTATCGCCGGGCAAAACGACGGTCTCAGTCCGTGCGACCGACCCGGAAGGCCTGAGCGCCACGCAGAGCTTCACCGTGACGACGGTGGTTTCGAGTCCTGATCGGAATGCGCTCGTCGCGTTCTACGAAATGACGGGCGGACCGGACTGGTCGGACCGGACGAACTGGCTGTCCAACGCCCCGCTCGACGACTGGCATGGCGTCACGACCGACGCCGACGGCATGGTCACCCGGCTGGAGCTGAACGGGAAAAACCTTCGAGGACCACTACCGGATGCACTTGGGCAACTCGGTAACCTCGCGGTGCTGGACCTCGGCGGCAATCATCTGTCAGGCGGAATTCCTTCCTCGTTCGGCCAACTGAGGTTGCTTGAAGCGTTGAACCTCGAAGGGAACCAGTTGGCGGGGGGCCTGCCCCCGGAAATCCAGCACCTGGAGAATCTCGAAACGCTCCATCTCGCCGGAAACCAACTGTCCGGCGAGATTCCCTCTGAACTCGAGCATCTTGATGCGCTCGAAGTGCTCGATTTCGGGGACAACGCGTTTACGGGTCCCATCCTCCCCGAAATCGGAACACTGGCGGCCCTTGTCCACCTGGATCTCTCGGTCAATCGGCTCACGGGTCCGCTGCCGCCGGAAATCGGGCGGCTCGGCAGTCTGACTACGCTTGACGTGGCCTCGAACCCGGAACTTTCCGGCCCTCTGCCCCTGGCGCTTTCCAGGCTCGACCTGGAAAGCCTGCACGTTAACGGAACTCAACTTTGCGTGCCGTTATCCGAGGAATTCCTGGAATGGCTGAGTGAAATCCCGGATCTCAGCGACATACCAGTCTGCCCGGACGAGTAG